Proteins from one Oncorhynchus masou masou isolate Uvic2021 chromosome 12, UVic_Omas_1.1, whole genome shotgun sequence genomic window:
- the plekho1a gene encoding pleckstrin homology domain-containing family O member 1-A yields MNSLAHIHKSDSVIMKKSNLAKRGPQDVNQLSSQPDKVGWIRKFCGKGIFREIWKNRFVILRGDHLYISEKEVKDERKVQELFDLADYERSEELRKAKSRSKKNHSRFTLLRCKQPGNIVPNLVFLAVSPEEKESWVNALNTAIIKAKNRIFDEVTIEEDSVLVHPTRDRAKIPHARRLPTRGHLLAVASTSSDGMLTLDLVHEEDDSTLEDEEEGFWENNFRVDLDKWTTCRQRSGTDVSKLCVTTKDLKVPKTGSLPCGSELSWDRVHHLEAQSHTSPPGKRFSAQGRSRCASMDEVLSLRPVRGVLHPHPIGEPVQPVGPLQSLIAQKMQRAQELLEEMRLEELQRAKGLDSPYIKGIDSPRLYHLRGSESPHSRASGSPRSKSSDSPRLRVKDSPRLRGKDSPRTKGKKSRSKGTDSPHSKRADSPNLRGNNSPRLRVTDSPCMKGSDSSSFKETDSPCLKGSDSPRLKNIGSPFSKSFDSSSLKGSDSPRIKDTILRGKDLPNTIGKNSPSLKSIGSPSLKGADSPRLKGNDSLHSKSAHSLLSDCDLESRRVEAERLLQEAVSSWRQAKEVLEEVKQLQTQSLNRRSEKKTIDSPPTPPPDYRLEDACLCRHHS; encoded by the exons ATGAACTCCCTGGCTCACATCCACAAAAGTGATTCTGTCATTATGAAGAAGAGCAATTTAGCCAAACGG GGTCCCCAAGATGTCAACCAGCTGTCATCGCAGCCAGACAAAGTCGGCTGGATCCGCAAGTTCTGTGGTAAAGGGATTTTTAGGGAAATATGGAAAAACCGTTTCGTGATACTGAGAGGAGACCATCTGTACATCTCTGAGAAAGAG gtGAAGGATGAGAGGAAAGTCCAGGAGTTGTTTGACCTGGCTGACTACGAACGCTCTGAGGAGCTGCGCAAGGCCAAGAGCCGCAGTAAGAAGAACCACAGCAGGTTCACCCTGCTCCGCTGCAAGCAGCCTGGGAATATA GTTCCCAATCTTGTGTTTTTAGCTGTTAGCCCTGAGGAGAAGGAGTCATGGGTCAATGCCCTCAATACAGCCATCATCAAAGCCAAGAACCGCATTTTTGATGAG GTTACAATTGAAGAGGACAGTGTCCTGGTGCACCCTACACGTGATCGTGCCAAGATTCCCCATGCACGGCGCTTGCCCACCCGGGGACATCTCTTGGCTGTG GCATCCACCTCATCAGACGGAATGTTGACCCTTGACCTTGTCCACGAGGAAGATGACTCCACCCTAGAAGATGAGGAAGAAGGCTTCTGGGAAAATAACTTCAGGGTTGACCTAGACAAATGGACCACATGTCGTCAGCGTTCTGGCACAGATGTCTCCAAACTCTGTGTCACCACAAAGGACCTAAAGGTACCCAAGACGGGCAGCCTGCCTTGCGGGAGCGAGCTCTCCTGGGACCGGGTGCACCATCTTGAGGCTCAATCCCATACCTCTCCACCAGGGAAGAGGTTCAGTGCCCAAGGTAGGAGCCGCTGCGCCTCCATGGACGAGGTCCTTTCCTTGCGGCCAGTCAGGGGTGTCCTTCACCCTCACCCCATAGGTGAACCTGTCCAGCCTGTCGGACCACTGCAGAGTCTTATTGCCCAGAAAATGCAGAGGGCTCAGGAGCTGCTGGAAGAAATGCGATTGGAGGAACTGCAGCGTGCAAAAGGCTTAGACTCGCCCTATATAAAGGGCATTGACTCACCCCGTTTGTACCATTTAAGAGGCTCCGAGTCTCCTCACTCCAGGGCCTCAGGTTCACCTCGCAGTAAGAGTAGTGACTCCCCTCGTTTGAGGGTGAAAGACTCACCTCGTTTGAGGGGGAAAGACTCACCTCGTACGAAGGGCAAGAAGTCCCGCTCAAAAGGTACAGACTCACCCCATTCAAAGAGGGCTGACTCTCCTAATTTGAGGGGTAACAACTCTCCCCGTCTCAGGGTTACTGACTCGCCCTGTATGAAGGGTTCGGATTCTTCCAGTTTCAAGGAAACAGACTCGCCATGTCTGAAGGGTTCTGACTCCCCACGTCTCAAGAACATTGGTTCACCCTTTTCAAAAAGTTTTGACTCATCAAGTCTGAAGGGCTCTGACTCGCCTCGCATCAAGGATACTATTCTGAGGGGTAAGGACTTGCCAAATACAATTGGTAAGAACTCCCCAAGTCTGAAGAGTATCGGCTCACCTTCCCTGAAAGGTGCTGACTCGCCCCGTCTGAAGGGTAATGACTCACTCCATAGTAAGAGTGCACACTCACTTCTCAGTGACTGTGATTTGGAGAGTAGACGGGTGGAGGCGGAGCGACTACTGCAGGAGGCCGTCTCCTCCTGGCGTCAGGCTAAGGAGGTGCTGGAGGAGGTGAAGCAGCTGCAGACGCAGTCACTAAACCGCCGCTCTGAAAAGAAGACAATAGACAGTCCCCCAACACCACCACCGGACTATAGGCTGGAGGACGCATGCCTCTGTCGCCACCACAGCTGA